In Oceanispirochaeta sp., the genomic window GGGAGGAGACAGTTTCCTGGATCTGAACCGGGTGTTTACAAAGTTTATCAGAATCAGGAATTGGGATGCACAATTCCGTTCCGATCTTATGACGGTTGAGTGTTCTGGAAATAACCTGAGTCTGCGTCAGTTGGGAGATTATTTAAGAGTAAACCTGAAGGGTCATCTTTCCTATCAAACCATGAAAGACGAAGCGACTCTGAAGTATCTGACCCTTGATACCGAATTAAAAGGAACTATTCAAAACGATTTGACTGCCTTTGCCCTGGATAGTGAATTTTCTGATATTGATACTAATTTGGCCGTATTGGAGAATCAGAGACTCAACATCGGATACAGGGATGAACAGTTCCGATTGACCAAAATCAAGGATAACAAACCCTATGATCTGAATTTACAGCTGAGTTCTAAAGAGATAAAGCTGACACTTATTGCCGATGAGTTTTCACCCTCCAGACTGGTTTTATTTAAATCATCTCTGGAGCAGATGAATCCCTGGCTTAATACTTCCTTCAGTGGACAGGGTGAGTTTGTCATGGAGCGTGATACTGGATTCATTCAATACTTCTACAAAGGGAGTGCGGCGATGGATAACAGCCTGCTTCCTTTTCCCCTGCAGATCAATCTGGATATACAGGGAGATGACCTTCATCTACGCTCGGAAAAGCTGATTGTCTCGACTGTTCATGGCGCTGTCGACTGGCGTGGACAATGGGTGTTTAGTAACGGTTATCCTGAAGGAAGTTTGTTTATCAATAATCTGTTTGTCGGGGAAGATAAGAGGTTAAATGGACAGCTGGTTCTCAGGAATATTGATGATTATTATTCTATCAATTCCAAAAAAATTCAATTGAACAACGGGTCAGAGATTGGCAATCTGAAGGCCCTGGTATACAGGGAAAATGAAAGCTTCATTTTTTCTCTCCAGTCAGAATTAAATACCGAGAATGACAGGAGAGACAGGCTTGTCCTGGATGGAGAGATAAACTTTGATCAGGAATTCCAAATCCAGTCTTCCTTCAGAATCACAGACATGTTTCTGTCCAGTATTTCTCCCTTTCTGGGTCTCCCTGTTTTAGACACAATCCTGACATCCTATCCGGATATACAGCTTCAATCGGAAGGAACTTTCAGCTATTCCAAAGATAATCTGATGGTCCAGATCAGTCGGTTGAAAGGATTCCTTACTGATGAAAACAGAAGCCTGACTCTCAGCGGTTATTTCGGGAATGATACGCTGGATCTCTATTCTCTTGAGATGATCTGGGATCAGAATTATCTTTTAGGATCGGGAAAAACATGGCTTCAGGGCAATCAGATAACTCTGGAATCGCGATGGGACCTGAATGACAATAAATACGAGTTCAATGGAATTTACAGGAACGGTCAATTCTCACTCCTTGGAAATTATGGAGTCAGAATTCAATTGGCAGAAAAAGCTCAGTCCGGTTATCTGGGAACATTGGAGACGACAAACATCCCACTCTCATGGAATGGACAGGATCTTATTGCTTCCCTCAATCTTAGAGGCCGTTATACCCGGGATAACTGGGAATTCTTCTTAAGTGAATCCAGGGTGCAATGGTTAAACTCAGATTTCCTCAAAAAGCCGGAACTCTCAATGACTGCCTTTTTGGCTCCAGGGGCAGTCAATATCTTTTCACTTGGATACAGTGATGAGTTTTCGACTCTGACAGGCAACGGTTCCTTCTTTTATGATATTCCAAATGGAATATATAATGCTTCACTCCTGTTGAATGATGATAGTACTGGTTCTGTTAATGAAAGTTATGATGCCTTTGCTGCCTATAATGATGGTTCTCTGTCACTGACAATGCAGATTGATCAGGGGATGCTGGACCGTTTTTCCTTCCTGGATATGAGGGGCCGTTTTGACTCGACCATAAATTTTCAGGGTGCATTGGACAGCCCTCTGATAGAAGGGATTGTCAGTGCTCCCGGCCTGGAGTGGCATCAAAATCCCTTTGGTGTAGAAGGAAAAATCCGCTTATCCACAGAGAAACTTGAAATCCATGACCTGAATATTCAAAGAAATAATTTGTATCTAACCAGAGGCCTGGGGGTTTTTGATTTAAAAGACGGTAGCCTTGTGTTTACAACGGCTCTCAGCAATGCAGATTCTGGTGAAGAAAAGGACAGTACTTTTTCCTTGATTGAGACTGGATTGACAGTCAAGGCGGATACAGGTCTGTCTATCGATTTCAAAAACTTTGAGGTTCCCGTGCTAACAGATTATAACGGCCGTTTAAGAATCCATCCCATCAAATGGAACGGTCTGGCATCCTTTGCTTCCAAAACTATAGAATTCTCAAAAAAAGGTCCTATCCTTCAGGGGGAACTCCTGGGTGATCAGCAGCAGTTTGTTCATTATAACAGTGAAACCTACGATATTGAAGCCAATCTGAATCAAGGATTTCCCGCCTCCTTCCATCTTGAGGGGAACCTGTCTCCTGATGCGTTGAACCTAAATGTGAATGACCTTTTCCTTGATCTGAACGTTATAAATTACTTTATGCCTAAGGACCCAACTCTTAAGAATAGATATGTTGTATTCCTTGAGGGCAGCCGGTTGGAAGGCCGTCTGAATATTCAGGGAACCCTGGCAGATCCTGATTTTTCAGGAAGTCTCAAATCGAAGGACCTCTTTCTTCTGACCCCCTATACGGATGCCGATATTGGAGAAGTCCATCTGGACTTTCAAATTAAAGATGACATAGTTACAGCTCGGGAGTTTACAATTCCTGTCGGTAAGGGAGCCCTCCGGGGACAGGGCCAAATGACAATGCGCGGTTGGGGTATTAATGATTATAATCTTGACATCAGAGCTGAAGGGTCTCCCGGTGCTCCTATCTCATATAATGCTCATGGTTTGAATGGGACTGGAGCCTTTACCGGGCAGTTCAAACTTCATGGCGATTCAAGCCAGGGTCATTTTGACGGGATTGTTGTTGTCAATGAGTTAGTAGGTTCCCTGGGCGATAAAACTGACCAGATCATCAGGAAGGATAATGATAATGGATATCCCTTTAAGCTGAACCTTGTCATTGAAACAGGTAAAAATGTGCTTTTTGTACTGCCCAATCCCCAGGTTGAGTTAGTCAGAGCTGTTGCCGAGTCTGGTGAGATCATAAACCTGACCATTGATTCATTAAATAAAACCATGTCCATGACCGGGGGAGTCAGTATAAGATCGGGTGAAATCTATTATTTTGACAGAACTTTTCAGATGACCCAAGGGTCTTTAACATTCAATGAAGATGAGAATACCTTCAATCCCTTCTTGAATATTGAAGCGGAAATTGATACAAACGATGTTCAAGGTGACAATGTAACCATCTATCTGGTTTATAGGAATCCTATCCTGAATGAGTTCACACCCAGTTTCAGGTCGAATCCATCCATGCCGGAGGATCAGATTACCGCCCTCTTTGGACAGAGTCTGATCCCCTATGGGGAATCGGGGGAAGCCGATGTATCAAAGCTCATCCTGGCAACGGGGGGAATGGTTAGTCAATATGGTTTTGTCAGGCCCTTTGAACAGGCCCTGAAGAACTCTATGAATCTGGATAATGTGACAATAAAAACGGAAATACTGGAAAATGCACTTCTTGACCAGTTAAACCGTGAAAGTACTGTTACCGATGCCGGTTCTACATACAGTATGGCAAAGTATTTGGATAATACGAGTCTATATCTGGGTAAATTCGCGGGAGATTCACTTTACTTTTCGGCAGGTGTGGTTGTTGATTATGATCAACTGTATGGTTTAAGATCCTATATGAACGGGATTGATCTTGTACCGGACCTTACAATTGAGATGAGAACTCCCTTTTTTATGGTCTTTTGGAATTATAATAAGAGTAATGCCTTCGATATTCATAATACTGATTTCGTTAAGAATAATGCAATCGGTTTTGAATGGCGGTATTCCTACTGATAACCCGTATCCTCTTGATAAAATATTGTTGAGGAATTTGCGTTTAAGGAGATTTGATGCTTAACAAGAGATGGACTGTGTTCCTGCTGCTTATTATTCTGGGAACAGTTACACTGACTGCGCAGACTACTGAAGATTGGTATGTGAATAAACAGATTGTAGATATACGTTTTACAGGATTGAATGCTGTTTCCGAAACAGAATTGAATGGAATTGTCAGACCCTATATTGCACGAAAATTTACAGACTCTCTTTCCTGGGAAATCCAGGGAAAATTGTATGCTCTGGAGTATTTTGATCTCATATTACCTCAGGTTCTACCCGGGGATGACAGTAGCAATACGGTTATCATTGAGTTCCAGTTCAAAGAGAAACCTGTCGTCAATGAAATCATCTTTACGGGAAACAACCGGGTGAGGAAAGGGGAACTGAATGACACAATTCTCCTGGCAAAAGGGGATATGGTCAACAAATCATCCATTCGTTTTGATGCTCAGGCTCTGAAATCACTGTATATTGAAAATGGATTTGTTGATGCCGAAGTCACGAGTAATATTGAAATTAATGAAGAGAATAATACAGCTTCTGTTGTTTTTGATATTCAGGAAGGCTCCCAAACCACAATTAAAGAAATCCGTTTTGTCGGAAATGATCGGCATGTAACTACCAAGACTCTTATGATACTTATGACAACCAAGGCTCAAACACTTTTTAATAAGGGTATCCTGCTGGAAAATGAGCTTCAGGAAGATGTCAGGCTTATTGAAACTTATTATGCAGACCGGGGATTTATAGACGCAGAGGTCCGGGAAATCAATAAAGATATTGTACGGGATGAAGAAAAAGAGGTTAATAACCTGATCATTACTCTTGTCATTTATGAGGGGGAGGCTTATACATTCGGTGGAGTTAAGTTCCTGGGAAATTCTCTTTACACTACTGAAGAGTTACAGGCTATTATCACTCAAAAACCAGCAAAGGTCTTTAATAAAACCAGATTTCAATTTGATTATCAGAAAGTGACCGATCTTTACTATGAAAATGGATATATTTACAATAACTTTTCCCTTGAAGAGAACAGAAATGATGATGAAAAGACCGTTTCCTATGTCATTGATATAGTCGAAAGAGACCGGGCTCATATCGAAAATATTGTCATCCGGGGCAATGATAAAACAAAGGATGTCGTCATAACCCGTGAGCTTCCTTTTGAAGTCGGGGATGTATTCAGTAAGACAAAAGTCATGCAGGGGGTGAGAAACCTCTACAATACCCAATACTTTTCTGTAGTCGAACCACAGACCTATCCTGGAAGTGAAGACGGACTAATGGATCTTGTTGTAGACATCGAAGAGGGGAAGACTGCCGATATCATCTTTGGTTTATCTTTTTCGGGAGGCCAGGATTTTCCTCTTGCCGGGAATATCAAGTGGAATGACCGGAACTTTATGGGTACCGGAAGAGCACTGGGTGTGGATTCAATCTTTTCTCCTGACAGCCAGAGTGTTTCCCTCCAGTTCTCTGACCCCCGTGTTTTCAATACAAAATGGGGCGCCGGTGTTGACCTGACCTACAGGCATGCAAACAGGAAGAGAATCTATCAGGACCTGAATGGAGACGGCGTTGTCGATCCCTATGTGGATGATTCTGATTTTTCCAATTCCAGCAAGATTGTTCCCACAGATTATCTTATGGATTATTCAACCCACTATATTTCTTCGGGTTTAAACACTGGTTATACCTGGAATACAGGCATAGGCCGCTGGAATCTGTATTCCGGAGTGCGGGGAGGTCTTGAATATGTTGAGTATGACAATGAAATCAACAGACCTTGGAGTCAGAGTATCCGAGACAACTATGAATCCTGGAAATACCATGACAGTCTCTGGTTGAAGGGTGCCTGGGATACAAGGGATTATGTGGGAAGCCCATCCAAAGGTTTTATACTCAGTCAGACAACGACGGTGGCAGGAATTACCAATATTTCAAGTAAAAACTATATGAAGTCTGTTTCCAGAGGAGAGGTGAATTTCACTCTCTTAAATATACCGACATCAGATACATTTACTTTGAAATCTGTGCTTTCAATTAAATCTGCTTTTTCCTATCTGATGCCCAAACCGTGGAATCCAATTCCTATCGATCCACAGGAAGATGGATTTTATGCCGATGGTATGTTTGTCGCCAGAGGCTGGTACCCCGAATCAGATGGTCAGTCACTCTGGGACAATACGCTCACAGTGAAGTTTCCCCTGATACCCAATGTGTTAGCTTATGATTTCTTTCTGGATTCGGTTGGATTATGGAAATCAAAAGAGCTACTTGGAGAGGCCCAGTTAAGCAATATGAAATTCAGTCTTGGAACGGGTATCCGATTTGATAACCCACAGTTCCCCATTGGTCTCTACCTGGTCAAGAAGTTTCAATTCAACGAAAATGGATCCATTAACTGGAACCCTGAACCTGACAGTGTCGAGTTCCAAAATGGAAATCTTGACCTTGTTATTTCCTTCGGGATAGATATTTATTGATTTATGGTACAGGTCAATCGGATTTTCCGCGGTTTGATCTGTCTTGGAGGAGAGGATAATGAAAAAAATATTATTGATCATATTATTGTCACTGGCAGCAATCCCTGTTTTCAGTGAAACAATCACGAAGGTGGCCGTTTTGGATTATTCCAGAATTCTTTCTGCCTTTTACAAAGATTCTCAAGCCGTCAGAGAGCTGGAAGAAATGAAAAACCAGTTTCAGCAGGAGAGCAACCGTATTCAGAGTGAAATAAGTCTTCTGGAAGAGCGGAAACTGAATGCCGAGAATGATGGTAATAATACAAAAGCTCTGGAACTTGATAACCAGATTTTTGAAAAGAAAAAATTTATGCGAGACTATATTCGCGTTAAAAACAGCCAGTTGACCGAACTGAATAAAAATTTGAGTCAGAATAACGCCCTGGTAAGAGAGATCATTCAAGAGGTCGAATTTGTTGCAGAAAGCGGTGGTTATTCCATTGTCCTGAAAAAAACAGATCCCAATCTGCTCTGGTGGAATTTTGAAGTAGACATTACGGAACAGGTGCTGCAGAGACTCATGACCAAAATGCGCTGATAAGCGCCCATTCATTCATGCAGGAAAAAACACCAATGATGCGGCAGTATATGTCCATCAAGGAAAAACACAAAGATGCAGTACTATTCTTCAGGATGGGAGATTTCTATGAAATGTTCAGATCCGATGCAGAAGATGTCAGCCGGCTGCTGAACCTTACTCTGACAAAACGCCATGGAATCCCCATGTGTGGGATTCCTTATCACGCCGCTCAGAACTATATTGGAAGGCTTCTGAATGCCGGCTGGAAAATCGCAATATGCGAACAAATCTCCCTCCCCAAAAAAGGCATCGCTGTACGGGATGTTGTTGAAATTATTACGCCTGGTACGGTTGTTGATGAATCTTTTCTGGATAAACGGTCCAATAACTATCTTGCCGCCATTGGTAAAGTCTCGAAGGTGATGACCTTTTCCTATGTGGATTTATCCACAGGGGAATTTATGGCAGCCTCCTGTGCAGACAACCATCCTGAAGAGTTTATACGGAAAGAACTCAGCCGCCTGGGGCCACGGGAGATCCTGATTCAGGAATCTCTTCTGGATACGGCCTATTTCCGTTCCCTCAATGATAAATCCGGGTTGGTCCTCAATCGCATTCCCGATTGGCTTTTTGATATAGACAGCAGTTTCCGCCAATTAACCGAGCAGTTTCAGGTTGCCAATATGAAGGGATTCGGCTTTCAGTCGGATGATCCGGCACTGGCCGCCGCGGGAGTCCTGCTGGATTATCTCAAAGATACGGCCCGCCATTATCTGACTCACCTGGGGGGACTTCAAAAATATACAGAAGACTTGTATGTCTCACTGGATGATGCCACTCAGAAGAATCTGGAACTCATACGAAACATGGAAGATGGTTCCTCCTCCTTTACACTTCTCAATGTTCTGGATGAGACATCTACTTCCATGGGTGCCCGAAAACTCAGGAATTGGCTGTTGAATCCACTCCGCAGCAAAGAAAGCATTGAATCCAGGTTAAAATCTGTCACATTACTTTATAAAAATCAGATTGTTCTATCAGAAATAAGGACGGTGATGAGTCACATTCTGGATATAGAGCGATTGAGTTCCCGGATCGGTCTGGATAAGGCCCACGCCAAAGACCTTTTATCCTTGATGAACTCATTAAACAGGATTTTTGAAATTGAAAGAATCCTGGAGGGAGTCGATGGTTTTTCATCCTTATCCACGCCAGTTATGCAGGATAAACTGAAATCCATCGTGTCCGAATTAGAAGAATCCATAATGGATGAACCCTCCATCCTTTTGACAGAAGGCCGTCTGATCAAAAAAGGGTATAACCCTGAACTGGATGAACTGAGGGAGCTGAAGAATAATAGTCGTGCCGTACTGGATGATTATTTAAAAACCATCAAAGAAGAAACGGGGATCACAAATCTCAAGTTGAAATATAATAAGATCATTGGTTATTTTCTGGAAATTTCCAAGTTGCAGTCCGATCTTGTTCCCGGTCATTTTATCCGGAGGCAATCTCTTGTGGGGGCAGAGCGTTATACCACATCCAGACTGGCCGATCTTGAGAGCGGAATCAACACAGCCTATGAAAAAATTGTAGACTTGGAAAAGAATCTGTTTGTTCAGATCCGGGACAGACTGAAACCGGAAATCCCGCTGATTCAACAGCTCTGCAGTCAGCTTAGTGAGTTGGACTGTTTTTCTTCTCTCGCCTATACGGCTACTATCCGCGGATACGTTTGTCCTCTGATTCGGGATGACCGGACCTTACACATTGAAGGGGGGCGTCATCCTGTGGTGGAGGCTCATCTTCCCCCGGGGGA contains:
- a CDS encoding translocation/assembly module TamB domain-containing protein is translated as MKGQTFLYHLLQIFLLILILLLGVSGYKTVSTRTMVLVEHMKTEMIGKIETQFAVRLKYAGISPSFLNSVILEDLNVYSRGESEPFLHIDRVKLYHNLIGFLFSQDTVLTSISASGVHLDLDLSHDRAFLDRVSSSGQGGDSFLDLNRVFTKFIRIRNWDAQFRSDLMTVECSGNNLSLRQLGDYLRVNLKGHLSYQTMKDEATLKYLTLDTELKGTIQNDLTAFALDSEFSDIDTNLAVLENQRLNIGYRDEQFRLTKIKDNKPYDLNLQLSSKEIKLTLIADEFSPSRLVLFKSSLEQMNPWLNTSFSGQGEFVMERDTGFIQYFYKGSAAMDNSLLPFPLQINLDIQGDDLHLRSEKLIVSTVHGAVDWRGQWVFSNGYPEGSLFINNLFVGEDKRLNGQLVLRNIDDYYSINSKKIQLNNGSEIGNLKALVYRENESFIFSLQSELNTENDRRDRLVLDGEINFDQEFQIQSSFRITDMFLSSISPFLGLPVLDTILTSYPDIQLQSEGTFSYSKDNLMVQISRLKGFLTDENRSLTLSGYFGNDTLDLYSLEMIWDQNYLLGSGKTWLQGNQITLESRWDLNDNKYEFNGIYRNGQFSLLGNYGVRIQLAEKAQSGYLGTLETTNIPLSWNGQDLIASLNLRGRYTRDNWEFFLSESRVQWLNSDFLKKPELSMTAFLAPGAVNIFSLGYSDEFSTLTGNGSFFYDIPNGIYNASLLLNDDSTGSVNESYDAFAAYNDGSLSLTMQIDQGMLDRFSFLDMRGRFDSTINFQGALDSPLIEGIVSAPGLEWHQNPFGVEGKIRLSTEKLEIHDLNIQRNNLYLTRGLGVFDLKDGSLVFTTALSNADSGEEKDSTFSLIETGLTVKADTGLSIDFKNFEVPVLTDYNGRLRIHPIKWNGLASFASKTIEFSKKGPILQGELLGDQQQFVHYNSETYDIEANLNQGFPASFHLEGNLSPDALNLNVNDLFLDLNVINYFMPKDPTLKNRYVVFLEGSRLEGRLNIQGTLADPDFSGSLKSKDLFLLTPYTDADIGEVHLDFQIKDDIVTAREFTIPVGKGALRGQGQMTMRGWGINDYNLDIRAEGSPGAPISYNAHGLNGTGAFTGQFKLHGDSSQGHFDGIVVVNELVGSLGDKTDQIIRKDNDNGYPFKLNLVIETGKNVLFVLPNPQVELVRAVAESGEIINLTIDSLNKTMSMTGGVSIRSGEIYYFDRTFQMTQGSLTFNEDENTFNPFLNIEAEIDTNDVQGDNVTIYLVYRNPILNEFTPSFRSNPSMPEDQITALFGQSLIPYGESGEADVSKLILATGGMVSQYGFVRPFEQALKNSMNLDNVTIKTEILENALLDQLNRESTVTDAGSTYSMAKYLDNTSLYLGKFAGDSLYFSAGVVVDYDQLYGLRSYMNGIDLVPDLTIEMRTPFFMVFWNYNKSNAFDIHNTDFVKNNAIGFEWRYSY
- the bamA gene encoding outer membrane protein assembly factor BamA is translated as MLNKRWTVFLLLIILGTVTLTAQTTEDWYVNKQIVDIRFTGLNAVSETELNGIVRPYIARKFTDSLSWEIQGKLYALEYFDLILPQVLPGDDSSNTVIIEFQFKEKPVVNEIIFTGNNRVRKGELNDTILLAKGDMVNKSSIRFDAQALKSLYIENGFVDAEVTSNIEINEENNTASVVFDIQEGSQTTIKEIRFVGNDRHVTTKTLMILMTTKAQTLFNKGILLENELQEDVRLIETYYADRGFIDAEVREINKDIVRDEEKEVNNLIITLVIYEGEAYTFGGVKFLGNSLYTTEELQAIITQKPAKVFNKTRFQFDYQKVTDLYYENGYIYNNFSLEENRNDDEKTVSYVIDIVERDRAHIENIVIRGNDKTKDVVITRELPFEVGDVFSKTKVMQGVRNLYNTQYFSVVEPQTYPGSEDGLMDLVVDIEEGKTADIIFGLSFSGGQDFPLAGNIKWNDRNFMGTGRALGVDSIFSPDSQSVSLQFSDPRVFNTKWGAGVDLTYRHANRKRIYQDLNGDGVVDPYVDDSDFSNSSKIVPTDYLMDYSTHYISSGLNTGYTWNTGIGRWNLYSGVRGGLEYVEYDNEINRPWSQSIRDNYESWKYHDSLWLKGAWDTRDYVGSPSKGFILSQTTTVAGITNISSKNYMKSVSRGEVNFTLLNIPTSDTFTLKSVLSIKSAFSYLMPKPWNPIPIDPQEDGFYADGMFVARGWYPESDGQSLWDNTLTVKFPLIPNVLAYDFFLDSVGLWKSKELLGEAQLSNMKFSLGTGIRFDNPQFPIGLYLVKKFQFNENGSINWNPEPDSVEFQNGNLDLVISFGIDIY
- a CDS encoding OmpH family outer membrane protein: MKKILLIILLSLAAIPVFSETITKVAVLDYSRILSAFYKDSQAVRELEEMKNQFQQESNRIQSEISLLEERKLNAENDGNNTKALELDNQIFEKKKFMRDYIRVKNSQLTELNKNLSQNNALVREIIQEVEFVAESGGYSIVLKKTDPNLLWWNFEVDITEQVLQRLMTKMR
- the mutS gene encoding DNA mismatch repair protein MutS, producing the protein MMRQYMSIKEKHKDAVLFFRMGDFYEMFRSDAEDVSRLLNLTLTKRHGIPMCGIPYHAAQNYIGRLLNAGWKIAICEQISLPKKGIAVRDVVEIITPGTVVDESFLDKRSNNYLAAIGKVSKVMTFSYVDLSTGEFMAASCADNHPEEFIRKELSRLGPREILIQESLLDTAYFRSLNDKSGLVLNRIPDWLFDIDSSFRQLTEQFQVANMKGFGFQSDDPALAAAGVLLDYLKDTARHYLTHLGGLQKYTEDLYVSLDDATQKNLELIRNMEDGSSSFTLLNVLDETSTSMGARKLRNWLLNPLRSKESIESRLKSVTLLYKNQIVLSEIRTVMSHILDIERLSSRIGLDKAHAKDLLSLMNSLNRIFEIERILEGVDGFSSLSTPVMQDKLKSIVSELEESIMDEPSILLTEGRLIKKGYNPELDELRELKNNSRAVLDDYLKTIKEETGITNLKLKYNKIIGYFLEISKLQSDLVPGHFIRRQSLVGAERYTTSRLADLESGINTAYEKIVDLEKNLFVQIRDRLKPEIPLIQQLCSQLSELDCFSSLAYTATIRGYVCPLIRDDRTLHIEGGRHPVVEAHLPPGEFIPNSLHMDDDSATFALITGPNMAGKSTFLRQTALIVLMAQMGSFIPADQAEIGTVDRIFCRVGASDNLARGESTFLVEMNETAHILRNAGDRSLVIMDEIGRGTSTNDGLSIAWSIAEYLLQEIKSKTLFATHYHELTSLEHESLTNLSLAVQETGDDIVFLKKIKEGPANNSYGIHVASLAGLPGQVVMRARQILESMEHLNKGDSLVVPEADAASQQDLFSSEEIVLDQLKSINLNSMTPLEAINILHSLQENLKK